Proteins from a genomic interval of Medicago truncatula cultivar Jemalong A17 chromosome 3, MtrunA17r5.0-ANR, whole genome shotgun sequence:
- the LOC11439059 gene encoding two-component response regulator ORR26 isoform X2, which produces MPDMDGFKLLEHVGLEMDLPVIMMSVDGETSRVMKGVQHGACDYLLKPIRMKELRNIWQHVFRKRIHEVREFENFESFESMHLMRNGSEMSEEGNLFALEDMTSTKKRKDVDSRHDDKEFLDSSSSKKARVVWSVDLHQKFVKAVNQIGFDKVGPKKILDLMNVPWLSRENVASHLQKYRLYLSRLQKDNEQKSSSSGMKHSDLPSKDVGNFGFPNSANKQQNDASIDKYNYSEGSLQHQNIETKSHEGNPKGIVPHSTAAEKARALTGNITDATDTALNKPFAPLESERKRGAFDCNMSTPYSWTEIPKTQLKKEQKSVVHLEDKFNLLPLNGKQHNIQVDQSQSIASISSTPSITEQDVAACVETKPTFSDYKKDYTSSVSSIRSSVDTFPFQPGSLMMNDQPTQPISTTNFGLKTQTSNLSCISDLESYQRNLLLGGEAASAPLDEDLYFYWHNMNFGQQNIGMSEYYDPGLLIEVPNHLYDSADYSVIDQGLFIA; this is translated from the exons ATGCCTGACATGGACGGTTTCAAACTTCTTGAGCATGTTGGACTTGAGATGGATCTTCCTGTCATTA TGATGTCCGTGGATGGAGAAACAAGCAGGGTGATGAAAGGCGTCCAACACGGTGCATGTGATTATCTCCTTAAGCCCATAAGGATGAAAGAGTTGCGAAATATATGGCAACATGTCTTCAGAAAAAGGATACACGAGGTtagagaatttgaaaattttgagagTTTTGAGAGCATGCACTTGATGAGAAATGGATCAGAGATGTCCGAGGAGGGGAACCTGTTTGCTTTAGAAGATATGACCTCAacgaagaaaagaaaagatgtAGATAGCAGACACGACGACAAAGAATTTCTGGATTCATCTTCCTCAAAGAAAGCTAGAGTAGTTTGGTCTGTAGATCTTCATCAGAAGTTTGTTAAAGCAGTGAATCAGATTGGATTTGATA AAGTTGGTCCCAAGAAAATACTAGATTTGATGAATGTTCCATGGCTGAGTAGAGAGAATGTTGCTAGCCACTTACAG AAATACCGGCTTTACCTGAGTAGACTCCAGAAAGATAACGAACAAAAATCTTCCTCAAGTGGAATGAAGCATTCTGATTTACCTTCAAAAGATGTAGGAAATTTTGGTTTTCCGAACTCAGCAAACAAGCAACAAAACGATGCTTCAATCGACAAATACAACTATTCTGAAGGAAGTTTACAACATCAGAACATAGAAACTAAAAGTCATGAAGGTAATCCCAAAGGAATTGTTCCACATTCCACCGCTGCAGAAAAAGCAAGAGCTTTGACTGGTAACATCACCGATGCAACAGACACTGCACTTAATAAACCTTTTGCCCCACTCGAATCAGAACGAAAACGTGGAGCGTTTGATTGTAACATGTCAACACCGTATTCTTGGACTGAAATTCCAAAAACACAGCtcaaaaaagaacaaaagtcAGTTGTTCATCTAGAGGATAAATTCAACCTATTGCCCTTAAATGGTAAGCAGCATAACATTCAAGTTGATCAATCACAGTCAATTGCTTCAATTAGTTCCACTCCCTCTATAACAGAGCAAGATGTCGCTGCTTGTGTAGAAACAAAACCTACGTTTTCTGATTACAAGAAAGACTACACCAGTTCGGTGAGTTCAATAAGAAGTTCAGTTGACACCTTTCCTTTCCAACCCGGAAGCCTTATGATGAATGATCAACCTACACAACCTATTTCCACTACTAATTTCGGTTTAAAAACACAGACATCTAATCTTAGTTGCATTTCTGATCTAGAGTCTTACCAAAGAAACCTACTTTTGGGAGGTGAAGCAGCTTCTGCGCCTTTGGACGAGGACTTATATTTCTATTGGCATAATATGAACTTTGGTCAACAGAATATAGGGATGTCTGAGTATTATGATCCAGGACTTCTCATAGAAGTTCCAAACCACTTATATGATTCAGCAGATTATTCAGTAATTGATCAAGGTCTATTCATAGCATGA
- the LOC11438623 gene encoding putative disease resistance protein RGA4: protein MADALLEILIETLGTFVGEELATYLGVGELTQKLRGNLTAIRAVLKDAEEKQITSHVVKDWLQKLRDVAYVLDDILDECSITLKAHGDNKWITRFHPLKILARRNIGKRMKEVAKKIDDIAEERMKFGLQVGVMERQPEDEEWRKTTSVITESEVYGRDKDKEQIVEYLLRHANNSEDLSVYSIVGLGGYGKTTLAQLVYNNESVTTHFDLKIWVCVSDDFSMMKILHSIIESATGQNHNFLTLESMQKKVQEVLQSKRYLLVLDDVWNQEQVKWEKLKHFLKSGNTTKGASILVTTRLEIVASIMGTHPAHHLVGLYDDDIWSLFKQHAFGPDGEEHAELVAIGKEIVRKCVGSPLAAKVLGSLLRFKSEEHQWFSVKESELWNLSEDNPIMSALRLSYFNLKLSLRPCFNFCAVFPKDFEMVKENLIQLWMANGLVTSRGNLQMEHVGNEVWNELYQRSFFQEVKSDFVGNITFKMHDLIHDLAQSVMGEECVASEASCMTNLSTRAHHISCFPSKVNLNPLKKIESLRTFLDIESSYMDMDSYVLPLITPLRALRTRSCHLSALKNLMHLRYLELFSSDITTLPVSVCRLLKLQTLKLEGCNYLSSFPKQLTKLQNLQHLMIKNCRSLKSTPFRIGELTCLKKLTIFIVGSKTGFGLAELHNLQLGGKLHIKGLQKVSNKEDARKANLIGKKDLNRLYLSWGDYTNSHVSSVDAERVLEALEPHSGLKNFGLQGYMGTHFPHWMRNTSILKGLVSIILYDCKNCRQLPPFGKLPCLSTLFVFGMRDIKYIDDDLYELATEKAFTSLKKLTLCDLPNLERVLEVEGVEMLPQLLKLDIRNVPKLALQSLPSVESFFASGGNEELLKSFFYNNGSEDVASSSRGIAGNNLKSLRISHFDGLKELPVELGTLGALDSLTIKYCDEMESFSENLLQGLSSLRTLNISSCNIFKSLSDGMRHLTCLETLRINYCPQFVFPHNMNSLTSLRRLVVWGNENILDSLEGIPSLQNLCLFDFPSITSLPDWLGAMTSLQVLHILKFPKLSSLPDNFQQLQNLQRLYIVACPMLEKRCKRGKGEDWHKIAHIPEFELNFILQSDAKPTKPTICENIINQRMQLLRDDLIKDDFDSMIGQIEDV, encoded by the exons ATGGCTGACGCTTTACTTGAAATCCTGATTGAAACCCTCGGAACATTTGTTGGAGAGGAGCTTGCAACCTATTTGGGTGTTGGAGAGTTGACCCAGAAGCTACGTGGAAATCTCACTGCAATTCGTGCTGTCCTCAAAGATGCTGAAGAGAAGCAAATTACAAGCCATGTTGTGAAAGACTGGCTGCAGAAATTGCGTGATGTTGCTTATGTACTTGATGATATATTGGATGAATGTTCAATAACCTTAAAAGCACATGGCGACAACAAGTGGATCACTCGTTTCCATCCTCTGAAGATTTTGGCTCGTCGCAACATTGGAAAGAGGATGAAGGAGGTTGCTAAAAAGATCGATGATATTGCTGAAGAAAGGATGAAGTTCGGATTACAAGTGGGGGTCATGGAGCGCCAACCAGAAGATGAAGAGTGGCGGAAAACTACCTCTGTCATCACTGAATCCGAAGTATATGGAAGAGACAAAGATAAAGAACAAATTGTTGAGTATCTTCTGAGGCATGCTAACAACAGTGAAGATCTCTCTGTCTATTCCATTGTTGGTCTAGGTGGATATGGAAAAACAACACTTGCTCAATTGGTCTACAACAATGAAAGCGTAACCACccattttgatttgaaaatatgGGTTTGTGTTTCAGATGATTTCAGCATGATGAAAATCCTACACTCCATCATAGAATCTGCCACTGGACAAAATCATAATTTCTTGACTTTGGAATCAATGCAAAAAAAAGTTCAAGAAGTTTTGCAAAGCAAAAGGTATTTACTTGTACTGGATGATGTGTGGAACCAAGAACAAGTAAAATGGGAAAAGTTGAAGCATTTTTTGAAGAGTGGAAATACAACGAAAGGTGCATCTATTTTAGTCACAACACGACTTGAGATTGTTGCATCCATCATGGGAACTCACCCTGCTCACCATTTGGTAGGTTTATATGATGACGACATTTGGTCATTATTTAAACAACATGCTTTTGGACCAGATGGGGAAGAGCATGCAGAGCTTGTAGCAATAGGCAAGGAGATAGTGAGAAAATGTGTGGGTTCACCTCTTGCTGCCAAAGTATTGGGAAGCCTTTTGCGCTTTAAAAGTGAGGAACATCAATGGTTTTCTGTAAAGGAAAGTGAGCTTTGGAATTTATCTGAGGATAACCCTATCATGTCTGCTTTGAGACTAAGCTACTTTAATTTGAAATTGTCCTTGAGgccatgttttaatttttgtgctGTTTTTCCTAAGGATTTTGAAATGGTGAAGGAAAATCTCATTCAACTTTGGATGGCTAATGGACTTGTTACATCAAGAGGAAACTTACAGATGGAGCATGTTGGTAATGAGGTATGGAATGAATTATACCAAAGGTCATTTTTTCAAGAAGTCAAATCAGATTTTGTAGGTAACATTACATTCAAAATGCATGATTTAATCCATGATTTAGCTCAGTCTGTAATGGGAGAAGAATGTGTGGCTTCTGAGGCTTCATGCATGACTAATCTTTCAACTAGAGCTCACCATATAAGTTGCTTCCCTTCAAAAGTAAATTtgaatcccttaaaaaaaattgaatcctTGCGAACCTTTCTTGACATTGAATCAAGCTACATGGATATGGATTCTTATGTGTTGCCATTGATCACTCCTCTCCGAGCTTTACGTACAAGGTCTTGTCATCTCTCTGCATTGAAGAATTTAATGCATTTGCGGTACTTGGAACTTTTCTCTAGTGATATCACAACCTTGCCTGTGTCTGTTTGTAGGCTGCTGAAATTGCAAACACTAAAACTTGAAGGTTGTAATTATCTTTCTAGTTTTCCCAAACAATTGACAAAACTGCAGAACCTTCAACATCTCATGATTAAAAATTGTCGATCATTGAAATCAACTCCTTTTAGAATTGGGGAGTTAActtgtttgaaaaaattgacCATTTTCATTGTTGGTTCAAAAACTGGTTTTGGTTTAGCAGAGCTACACAACTTACAATTAGGAGGCAAGCTACATATCAAAGGCCTTCAAAAAGTCTCGAATAAAGAGGATGCAAGAAAAGCTAATTTGATTGGCAAGAAGGACTTAAATCGCTTATATTTGTCATGGGGTGATTATACCAATTCACATGTTAGTAGTGTTGATGCTGAGCGAGTACTAGAAGCTCTTGAGCCTCATTCAGGTCTGAAGAATTTTGGGTTGCAGGGTTATATGGGAACACATTTTCCTCATTGGATGAGAAATACTTCTATTCTAAAAGGTCTAGTTAGTATTATTCTCTATGACTGTAAAAACTGCAGGCAGCTTCCTCCATTTGGTAAATTACCATGTTTATCTACTCTTTTTGTATTTGGAATGAGAGATATAAAGTACATTGATGATGACTTATATGAACTTGCGACTGAGAAGGCTTTTACGTCATTAAAAAAGTTGACTTTGTGTGACTTACCAAATTTAGAGAGGGTGTTGGAAGTCGAAGGAGTAGAGATGCTACCACAACTTTTAAAGTTAGATATAAGAAATGTCCCCAAACTTGCATTGCAGTCCCTTCCATCTGTTGAGTCGTTTTTTGCTAGTGGAGGAAATGAAGAATTATTGAAGTCGTTTTTTTACAACAATGGCAGTGAAGATGTAGCTTCCTCATCACGGGGAATTGCCGGTAACAATCTTAAGTCACTTCGGATTTCACACTTCGACGGACTGAAGGAATTACCTGTTGAACTCGGTACACTTGGTGCTTTAGACTCTCTTACAATTAAATATTGTGATGAAATGGAGTCATTTTCGGAGAATCTGTTGCAAGGTCTGAGTTCTCTTCGAACTTTGAATATTTCTTCCTGCAATATATTCAAATCCTTGTCTGACGGTATGAGACACCTAACTTGTCTTGAGACACTTCGTATCAATTATTGTCCACAGTTCGTTTTTCCACATAACATGAACAGTCTGACTTCCCTCCGTCGACTGGTAGTCTGGGGTAATGAAAACATACTAGACAGCTTAGAAGGCATCCCCTCACTGCAAAATTTGTGTCTGTTCGATTTTCCTTCAATAACATCCTTGCCAGACTGGTTGGGTGCCATGACTTCTCTTCAAGTATTACACATCCTTAAGTTTCCAAAGTTAAGTTCACTACCAGACAACTTTCAGCAACTCCAAAACTTGCAAAGATTGTATATTGTTGCTTGCCCTATGTTGGAGAAGAGATGCAAGAGAGGAAAAGGTGAAGATTGGCATAAGATAGCTCACATTCctgaatttgaattgaatttcaTATTGCAATCTGATGCAAAACCAACAAAACCAACAATTTGTG AGAATATAATTAACCAACGTATGCAACTTCTGAGGGATGACTTAATCAAGGATGATTTTGACAGCATGATTGGCCAAATTGAAGATGTGTAA
- the LOC11439058 gene encoding uncharacterized protein: MAESSTCFVQSFSTHADTSSCVTNEGNPLRALGESISFGRFMSESLDWDRWSAFSQNRYVEEAEKYSKPGSVAAKKAYFEAHYKRKAEEKAAALVEETNIQANGSFDSENWEGNCIGSSAKIKSEADNIETTNEEIKKDTVDYQVVDCDDTTQFNCDDVGQSDLEIKSEADNMEITKEEINEDIVDCHAVHCDDIIQCKCDAGENDLDIVEVEGAEDVLQPCNDMSLNAESCMFVDNSNQLDHDEVHKNITIAIEEKAPDPGIPSQEVLALPVKGGEVNSSPKLSAKTRPEKPPLTCDQRKASAAVSPRIGIINGSKRDQRKASAAVSPRIGIINGSKRENSVGDAVVKKRLTARSLHTSINLPSGTAETRKTADSPLRSRNGTNRFSASKNSVGSLVEKKRLTASSLHMSIDVPSGTGIASKTTTAAVKPRNGTNIVAKSLKSIGALMEKRLTPRSLHMSINLPSGAGETRKISSVIEHNRNKKIQSDLPKVHPLAAQTSTQASHGLLNQAPANLPSQGRRTERLVNKSVSGDVTVNPKLSPLSVESLKSSSTTQSNTRSPTKSSPFRFRSEERAIKRKEFLQKVAETKPKEEEKVQLRISKGKTEHTHKKLPQSSGSKSKPIDDGPSGAQSPSNQIRKISFTMPRSPRQVRQANSSSSTTKNIGNSWKPPISTNSSKRITEKNSRTRQSGTSLSKATWENASPNIQH; this comes from the exons ATGGCTGAATCTTCAACTTGTTTCGTTCAATCCTTCTCCACTCATGCAGATACTAGTAGTTGCGTAACCAATGAG GGTAACCCTCTTCGTGCTCTTGGAGAATCTATATCTTTTGGGAGGTTTATGTCAGAAAGCTTGGATTGGGACAGATGGTCGGCATTTTCGCAGAACCGTTATGTTGAGGAAGCTGAAAAATATTCCAAACCGGGTTCTGTTGCTGCCAAAAAAGCATACTTTGAGGCTCATTACAAGAGAAAGGCTGAGGAGAAAGCAGCTGCGTTGGTCGAAGAAACAAATATTCAAGCTAATGGAAGTTTTGATTCGGAAAATTGGGAAGGAAACTGCATTGGTTCATCCGCTAAGATAAAGTCAGAAGCTGACAACATTGAGACAACCAATGAAGAGATAAAGAAAGATACAGTTGATTACCAAGTTGTCGATTGCGATGATACCACCCAATTTAATTGTGATGATGTTGGACAAAGTGATTTGGAGATAAAGTCAGAAGCCGACAATATGGAGATAACCAAGGAAGAGATAAATGAAGACATTGTCGATTGCCATGCTGTTCATTGTGATGATATAATCCAATGTAAATGTGATGCTGGAGAAAATGATTTAGACATTGTTGAGGTGGAAGGTGCGGAGGACGTCCTACAACCTTGCAATGATATGAGTCTTAATGCGGAAAGTTGCATGTTCGTTGATAATTCTAATCAGCTTGATCATGATGAAGTCCATAAGAATATTACCATCGCCATTGAAGAAAAGGCGCCTGATcct GGCATTCCTAGTCAGGAAGTTTTGGCTTTGCCGGTCAAGGGAGGAGAAGTAAATTCTTCTCCAAAATTATCAGCCAAAACTAGACCTGAGAAACCGCCTCTTACCTGTGATCAAAGGAAGGCTTCTGCCGCTGTATCACCTAGAATTGGAATAATCAATGGTTCGAAACGTGATCAAAGGAAGGCTTCTGCCGCTGTATCACCTAGAATTGGAATAATCAATGGTTCGAAACGTGAGAACTCTGTTGGAGACGCAGTTGTAAAGAAGAGACTAACAGCACGGTCACTCCACACGTCAATCAATCTTCCTTCTGGCACCgctgaaacaagaaaaacagctgACTCACCTTTACGATCCAGAAATGGTACAAACAGGTTTTCAGCAAGTAAGAACTCTGTTGGAAGCTTAGTTGAGAAGAAGAGATTGACTGCATCATCACTTCACATGTCAATCGATGTTCCATCTGGCACTGGTATAGCAAGTAAAACAACTACTGCAGCTGTTAAACCCAGAAACGGAACAAACATTGTTGCAAAAAGTTTGAAGTCTATTGGAGCCTTAATGGAGAAGAGACTAACTCCAAGATCACTTCACATGTCTATCAATCTCCCTTCTGGTGCCGGTGAGACAAGGAAAATATCATCAGTGATTGAACAtaacagaaacaaaaaaattcagtCTGATTTGCCTAAAGTTCATCCCTTGGCAGCACAGACATCGACCCAG GCATCACATGGTTTATTAAATCAAGCTCCAGCAAATCTTCCTTCTCAGGGCAGAAG GACTGAAAGGCTAGTTAACAAGTCTGTGTCTGGAGATGTTACAGTAAATCCAAAACTTTCCCCCCTTTCTGTCGA ATCCCTAAAATCTTCAAGCACCACCCAAAGCAATACCCGGTCCCCTACCAAATCATCACCTTTTAGATTCAGAAGTGAAGAAAGAGCAATAAAACGCAAAGAG TTCTTGCAGAAGGTCGCTGAAACTAAACCCAAGGAAGAAGAGAAAGTTCAACTAAGGATATCAAAG GGTAAAACAGAGCATACCCACAAGAAGCTACCGCAGAGCAGTGGCTCTAAATCCAAACCAATTGATGATGGGCCCAGCGGAGCACAATCACCAAGCAATCAGATTAGAAAG ATCTCGTTTACAATGCCCCGGTCGCCAAGACAAGTGAGGCAAGCAAATTCTAGTTCTAGTACAACAAAAAACATAGGAAATTCATGGAAGCCTCCAATCAGCACCAATAGTTCCAAACGTATTACAGAAAAAAATAGCCGAACAAGGCAATCAGGAACTTCATTATCAAAGGCCACATGGGAAAATGCTTCTCCAAATATTCAGCATTGA
- the LOC11439059 gene encoding two-component response regulator ARR11 isoform X1 — protein MDNGCFSSPRRDFPAGLRVLVVDDDPTWLKILEKMLKKCNYEVTTCCLARHALSLLRERKDGYDIVISDVNMPDMDGFKLLEHVGLEMDLPVIMMSVDGETSRVMKGVQHGACDYLLKPIRMKELRNIWQHVFRKRIHEVREFENFESFESMHLMRNGSEMSEEGNLFALEDMTSTKKRKDVDSRHDDKEFLDSSSSKKARVVWSVDLHQKFVKAVNQIGFDKVGPKKILDLMNVPWLSRENVASHLQKYRLYLSRLQKDNEQKSSSSGMKHSDLPSKDVGNFGFPNSANKQQNDASIDKYNYSEGSLQHQNIETKSHEGNPKGIVPHSTAAEKARALTGNITDATDTALNKPFAPLESERKRGAFDCNMSTPYSWTEIPKTQLKKEQKSVVHLEDKFNLLPLNGKQHNIQVDQSQSIASISSTPSITEQDVAACVETKPTFSDYKKDYTSSVSSIRSSVDTFPFQPGSLMMNDQPTQPISTTNFGLKTQTSNLSCISDLESYQRNLLLGGEAASAPLDEDLYFYWHNMNFGQQNIGMSEYYDPGLLIEVPNHLYDSADYSVIDQGLFIA, from the exons ATGGATAATGGTTGCTTCTCTTCGCCTCGACGCGATTTTCCTGCTGGTTTACGTGTTCTTGTTGTGGATGATGATCCAACATGGCTTAAGATCCTTGAAAAGATGCTTAAGAAGTGTAATTATGAAG TGACCACATGTTGCTTAGCAAGACATGCTCTAAGCTTGCTCCGTGAAAGGAAAGATGGATACGATATAGTGATCAGCGATGTTAACATGCCTGACATGGACGGTTTCAAACTTCTTGAGCATGTTGGACTTGAGATGGATCTTCCTGTCATTA TGATGTCCGTGGATGGAGAAACAAGCAGGGTGATGAAAGGCGTCCAACACGGTGCATGTGATTATCTCCTTAAGCCCATAAGGATGAAAGAGTTGCGAAATATATGGCAACATGTCTTCAGAAAAAGGATACACGAGGTtagagaatttgaaaattttgagagTTTTGAGAGCATGCACTTGATGAGAAATGGATCAGAGATGTCCGAGGAGGGGAACCTGTTTGCTTTAGAAGATATGACCTCAacgaagaaaagaaaagatgtAGATAGCAGACACGACGACAAAGAATTTCTGGATTCATCTTCCTCAAAGAAAGCTAGAGTAGTTTGGTCTGTAGATCTTCATCAGAAGTTTGTTAAAGCAGTGAATCAGATTGGATTTGATA AAGTTGGTCCCAAGAAAATACTAGATTTGATGAATGTTCCATGGCTGAGTAGAGAGAATGTTGCTAGCCACTTACAG AAATACCGGCTTTACCTGAGTAGACTCCAGAAAGATAACGAACAAAAATCTTCCTCAAGTGGAATGAAGCATTCTGATTTACCTTCAAAAGATGTAGGAAATTTTGGTTTTCCGAACTCAGCAAACAAGCAACAAAACGATGCTTCAATCGACAAATACAACTATTCTGAAGGAAGTTTACAACATCAGAACATAGAAACTAAAAGTCATGAAGGTAATCCCAAAGGAATTGTTCCACATTCCACCGCTGCAGAAAAAGCAAGAGCTTTGACTGGTAACATCACCGATGCAACAGACACTGCACTTAATAAACCTTTTGCCCCACTCGAATCAGAACGAAAACGTGGAGCGTTTGATTGTAACATGTCAACACCGTATTCTTGGACTGAAATTCCAAAAACACAGCtcaaaaaagaacaaaagtcAGTTGTTCATCTAGAGGATAAATTCAACCTATTGCCCTTAAATGGTAAGCAGCATAACATTCAAGTTGATCAATCACAGTCAATTGCTTCAATTAGTTCCACTCCCTCTATAACAGAGCAAGATGTCGCTGCTTGTGTAGAAACAAAACCTACGTTTTCTGATTACAAGAAAGACTACACCAGTTCGGTGAGTTCAATAAGAAGTTCAGTTGACACCTTTCCTTTCCAACCCGGAAGCCTTATGATGAATGATCAACCTACACAACCTATTTCCACTACTAATTTCGGTTTAAAAACACAGACATCTAATCTTAGTTGCATTTCTGATCTAGAGTCTTACCAAAGAAACCTACTTTTGGGAGGTGAAGCAGCTTCTGCGCCTTTGGACGAGGACTTATATTTCTATTGGCATAATATGAACTTTGGTCAACAGAATATAGGGATGTCTGAGTATTATGATCCAGGACTTCTCATAGAAGTTCCAAACCACTTATATGATTCAGCAGATTATTCAGTAATTGATCAAGGTCTATTCATAGCATGA